The candidate division WOR-3 bacterium genomic interval TCTTTGGGGAAATCTCCGTTGATGGCAATAATGTCTCCTTCGGCAGCATTAAAATCAGTAATCCAATCGGCAGTGGCTGGGTCAGTTTTTTCTTCCCCTGTATCCGTTCTGAGGATACAAACATCCGTACCCAATCCACCAGTTAAGCGATCGATTCCGCGATCGGCGATTAATATATCATCTCCTTCATCGCCAAAAATTTCATCGTTATCTTTTCCACCCCGGACTAAATCATTGCCCGCACCACCAGAAATAAAGTCATCTCCTTCATTCCCATTAATAATATCATCATCGGCGCCTCCAAAAATGCGATCGCTTTCTTGGCCACCGCGCAGATAATCGCTGCCCGTCATTCCTTCTAAATTATCAGTTCCTCCGCTAGAAAAGACCACATCTGTAACCGAGGAACCCATAATTTGCTCATTACTATCAGAGCCGATAATTCCTCCCGGATTTTCTGCCGCGATCGCTTCAGTAATTTGGAACTCCTCGCTGGCAGAATCTAAGTTGTCGGGATTTTCCATCGCGATAACGGGTATTGAGCCAAATTTTAATACGCGATATAAACCTCTGAGGAAAGCGTTCTTTGTGTCAGTCAATAAATTTCTTATCCCACCAATAGTTTCTCCAAATTTAGTTGTCAAATCGTCCCAGCGTTCAGCCACAAATGTAGGTGCCTCTTTAGCTATAGGTATGTTCAGACCTAGGAAAGTAATCGGGACAATTTTAGCAAATAGCTCGGCTGTTGCGATGCTATCTTCTGGAGAATCAAATTGACCGACAAACGTTTGACCGCCATTGCTGGAAAATCCAAATAAATCAACCGTATATTCTTTTCCTTGATATTCAAATCTTTCCCTTGATATCTGCTCAGAAAACAGCAGCCTGTCACCATCCAAGACTGGATCGCCTGTGTTGTTGAGTGTGACTTGATTATTTAGCAAAAAAGTGAAAGTTTGTGTTTCTTCTGCTGGGTTAGAGAGTTTTAATTCAATCTGCAACGGGAAATCACCTTCCGGTTCTGAACCCGCAACAGTCTGTCCATTCTGATAAGTTATTCTTCCTAGGGAAAAAAGACTGTTCTCGCCGGTCAGAAAATTATCGGCTCCATCAAAAGTGACAAAACCTTCCGTACCCATCAGCCCTGGCGTCCCTAAACTGAATTTATTACTATCGCTGTTGTTAAACGTTCCAGATGTTGAGCCTGAAAAAAGAACCTTTGTGGTATCAAAGTCTGCTCGGCCATTTGGCGAGGAATATAACGTATTTAGATCGAATCTAGTGCCATCCGCTTGAGGAAATATATTTCCTCTAAGCAAGTCGGTATAAAGTTCATTGGCATACCCATGATTTCCCCCTAAAATACTAACTCCTATGGTTTTACCAGGTTGCGCCCAATCATCCCAGTTAATAAAAACAGAAACACTGCCTATTGCATCATCATGTCCCAAAACCTTGCTGCTATGAAGGGTGATAACTTTTTCAGCATCGGTGGGATCCAGACGATTTTCTGCGGACGGAATTTCAAATCCAGGTCCAGCAGGATCTAACCCAATAATCCGATTAATTTTTTGCCCGGTTTTATTTTGGTACTCAGTACCG includes:
- a CDS encoding choice-of-anchor K domain-containing protein, translating into MVQVNFNTFKRTDNGSLEFDVETKLPKFEKLNPEQNPKQINPDAETFVITHGYQNTGGNESNNFKPETWMSNMAQALRDRNPNANIIVVDWQDGANPEGGLINEALRGAIVGGTAGAAIGGLTNYLKAANNTREVGGKIADKLIELGVKPEKTTLIGHSLGAHTSGFAGTEYQNKTGQKINRIIGLDPAGPGFEIPSAENRLDPTDAEKVITLHSSKVLGHDDAIGSVSVFINWDDWAQPGKTIGVSILGGNHGYANELYTDLLRGNIFPQADGTRFDLNTLYSSPNGRADFDTTKVLFSGSTSGTFNNSDSNKFSLGTPGLMGTEGFVTFDGADNFLTGENSLFSLGRITYQNGQTVAGSEPEGDFPLQIELKLSNPAEETQTFTFLLNNQVTLNNTGDPVLDGDRLLFSEQISRERFEYQGKEYTVDLFGFSSNGGQTFVGQFDSPEDSIATAELFAKIVPITFLGLNIPIAKEAPTFVAERWDDLTTKFGETIGGIRNLLTDTKNAFLRGLYRVLKFGSIPVIAMENPDNLDSASEEFQITEAIAAENPGGIIGSDSNEQIMGSSVTDVVFSSGGTDNLEGMTGSDYLRGGQESDRIFGGADDDIINGNEGDDFISGGAGNDLVRGGKDNDEIFGDEGDDILIADRGIDRLTGGLGTDVCILRTDTGEEKTDPATADWITDFNAAEGDIIAINGDFPKEIFSFTNADVNQDSISDTIIQYTENNDIIGLYTNIFGVVLSTAPDIVQNTLLSIPLNDPLIDEMG